In Bombyx mori chromosome 15, ASM3026992v2, the sequence CAATGGAGCCAGCAAAACCGATGAAGCATCTGGAATTGGGGTAAATGTTGACGTGCCCGTAGACACTGACGCCTTAAATATAGATCCGTAAAGATCCTTGAAACAGGTTTTAATATTGCAGCGATTCCTCAAAGTTGGTCATATGTCCTCTGACCTCCTTCATTGTGCTTACTATACAAATATAACAATTTCATGAATTAGCCATGTCAAATAAATGACATTTTGCTGTCTCAGCACataaagttaatttttaaataattatagtaaCTTAATCCTTTGAACGGAGCTTTCACATCTGTACTATCTCATTGATAGATCAAAACTGGTGttttaagtattaaaaattCCTAAACACCGACATTGTTCAAAGTTAGTTTATTCTTTTCATCGCCAAGATTAGAACATACGCTAATATTTACATAACGTTTGGTTTTTCTTTTCACGCCATAATCGTTTAAAGATTGTATTTAGAAATTTGTGTCACTAATAACATCATACGATACCATTATAAGCAATTACCATTCTTCATGTATTACATATCTgttaaagtatttaaatattttatttaagtttagactcgattttttttttgtaaaatcgaTCCTatagaaaatttattatatactaaaatGTATATCCATTGTGAAATATGAGGTATTACGCTAATGAAGTACTTCAAAAATGTCATAGCGATTCATTATTATGTAATGTTTCTTGTTATAAGATAAAAAGTTTCTTCATCGTAAAATGTTTCATTATGTTGATGAACTGAATTAACTAATGTTATAAAAACACATAACACGTTACGAACTAAAGTtgttaataaagttttaatataagccacattttactttttacaaatttgttatttgaccacaaaatgaaaaattaatgtcTTAGTTTCAAAGAGTAGTTAGTTATGTGAGTGAAATTCAGTGAATATATCTAAGAAAATGCGGCATGAACCGGGACGTATTTTcatatacaattgagatttgagCTCGCATCTCAAAATGGGATATCATGAGGTCACATATTGGCTctagtaaccagttaacacacTCGTCTAAGCAGTAAAAAGCATGAGAAATCGTTCCTGAAATTGTCAAAGACAAATAAGTCGCTAAAATATTGCATCTAcatcaatattgtttttttagtaaTCGATTTTTCTATATCATTAAAAGGCTACACATCGAATAaggaaaaaggtttttttaactaaaaacaatttagaaagcaaaatctatttatttacaaaaaaaacacaggttatgttcATGTATTTGTGTGCCCTtctttcacttcaaaaagaaaacaatggattgacatgatttttaaattcataGTTTTAGGTCAGTAGAATGACATAGTTCatcttttatgaaaaaaaatatatattgcgttgtcaaggaaaaatattttatcacctgacacaatatcaaaattaattgaCACTTTTCCTTGACCACGCGGGCGAAGTCGCGAGTTTCAACTACTTAAACAATACACAATTTAAAACGATTATGctatttaatattctaattACCTAAATATAAATCtcaattttctttttacttATTATCTTAAAGTAATGTATTGAAATGCGACGCGTTGGTGTGTATTTAAAGCTGCCATGATAcgcaattatttaaaatcgttgTCATTCTAGTGCTTTGAGAAAAATACGACAGGATTTTTAATAGGTATCGCAATAGGTGGATGATGGGTGGATCTCAGGCCCCACCAAATATGTGACGTGGTTATCTAAATTACGTCATTCACATTGAATCATgacttgtaattatttttataagtcgTTCCTCCCTTCGGACTAGAACACCAGCAGTTCGcagcaaaaagaaaaaagaaaatgcgTGAACTACTCATACATTACTACACACACGAACTACACATGCGTAcgtttcagaaaaaaaaaacactggtaTTTATACAGTCCCGAACTTGTGATGAATCTTTTATTTGAGACGCACTTAACAAACATGAAGGATTTGGAATAAAAATTGCTGTTTCTCTATTTAttcatactagaggtcccgcagtagtcgaaatccgactataattaattggaattgtaagtttgtacactattatgattgcattttatacttctataatcataaatttcgccaagactacactataaaaatatattaacaaagacaaacaatatttaattttaatctattctcaatttgacaacagacgtcaagaacaacagtttgacaataaatagtatgcatgcgtgtgtgcgtcaaatacatggtatgtagtgtgtgtaatgttttctttattgatttaatgtatcttttatgcattatttaaaaaaaatattagcattgtgcaattcttctctatattctctataagtgtggaaaatttcatacttctccgtccgcgcaattttcgtaaaaagggacacaaagtttttgctcacgtattatttattcatattttgcGTAGACGGGTAgacgagtttacagcccacctggtgttgagtggttaccggagcccatagacatttataacgtaaatgccgccccccaccttgaagtatgagctctaaggtttcagtatacttacaacggctgccccacccttcaaaccgaaacgcattactgctccgcgactgaaataggcaagatagtggtacctacccgtgcggactcagaagaggtcctaccaccagtaacattaaCCAATAACagcattttaattttctaataaaaatttcCGTGACAGTGACGTGTGCGTAAATTTCTGAACACCGGATGACTACAAGTCCGTAAAAGGCTTTGTAGCCGAGATGACCATTAATGATTTAGATCCACAGTACATAATAAAAGTTTCTTGATACACGGTCGGTACTTGCCTACCTgcttctagtaacctcgaggggttatgctaGCTTCATCGGACGTGTAGGcgaagctcacggggcttagctTGCTAACATAtatcttagcaagagcagtgcttcgctgaatctacgcTACTCCGTGATCAGAGTTAACTGGAAATATTCGATGTCTCAAAATCCAACTAACagcttctttttatttatttttccccctacctaagctggtggtCTAGatagaccatatcagcgtaaccttaactagtaggtgagctcatggggctcaaacctgacgatgctgctaacatgaaccctagcaagagccgtgcttcacagaatctaccaccggatcggtaacgcgatATATCTTTTCCTCAGcttcaaaatgttattttgaattctatattatcgtttttttttagatttttcacTTGGACTCAAAGAAATAGAGGTGTGCGAAGTTTACGAATTTAGAAACTTAGGGTATTACCCACCGactataaattcaataaaagggCTTTTATATCGATAAGGTCAATGCTAACATTCGGCTTCGTAACcgatacatatatattttcgtaaattttgtttttaaagttataattttatacgtacgtttaattttattatacgtCATAATTTTGCGACAAGGTTTATTTTTGATTCATAAACATTAGTTACATTAAACGTCTTAAAATAAGCATTTGTCGCCACAAacatataaaacaataaatcacaaacaaatgctattttaaaattttgtttacattcTTACCCGGTATAAAAACAGCACGCATGCATATATTTATGTACGAGTACATCTCCACAAGCCATATGTTGGATTGATATGTCACAACATTGAGATCCTTATCTTAAGACATCTGCAATAATGAAACATCCTACGTTGGGACGTGACATACCTACAAAAACGGAAGATAAGAGTTTCTTCGTACGCAGATAATTAATATTCACGATTAAATGAGATACCCCTTcaagataattaaaatataagtgTGAGCACGCAAGGAGAACAGTTTACGTATTGAAATGGCGTCCGCCAGACTTGTCGGACTCTTCATTTTACTTTTGTATTCAAAGGTGAGagttaattgtatttaaattttgttttgtatttgaaGTTTGGACGATATTCAATTGATTTTGTTATATCTATTGCAGGACTCATACGGGCAGCAAGGCTTGGAAATTCAGCACTTAGGCCTCCATGTCGTCGGTAGTCCAAATGTTGCGTCATGTCTATCTAAAATCCAAGGATCGAACCCTCTACAAAATGGACAAAATAACCCTCAACAACCTAAGCTTCAGCAATACAATcttcaacaacaacaacagggTCCCCAACAACAACAGGGCTTCCAACAACAACAGGGCTTCCAACAGCAACAGGGCTTCCAACAACAACAGGGCTATCAGCAACAGCAAATTTTGCAACAACAACAGCAATATATCCAACAACAACAAGCCCTTCAACAACAACAAGCTCTTCAACAACAACTGTTTCAGCAACAGGTTTTGCAGCAGTCTACAAACGCGCAGCCCAATAACTTACAAACACCGGCTAAACAACAATCCAACACTGTTCAGCAGCCAGTAAATTCTCAGAATTTTAACGTCCCCATTCCAACTAATCCATCTTTCAATTTACAGTTCGTTAATCAGAAACCTCAAGTATTTGACTGTAATAGTTCATCATCAACTAAATCACAACCTCAAGGATCTCAAAAGAATAAAGCGACTTCTACTATTCCTGAAATAGAGTTGACTTCTCTAAAATTTATACCATTGGATCCGAACTTCTCACTACAAGGAAATCCCGATGCATCCCTTACGTTCCAGATCGGATCACAAGTACATCAAATTCCTCTGACCACGCTAACCCAGCCGACAACTTCAACAAATCAGAATTTTCAAAATCAGCCTGTGCATACTCTGCAAAACCAAGTCTCACCTCAAATTCAGTCTGTGGTACAACAACAAGTAGACAACAAATATACTACTCTTCAAAATATGCCCTTCACCTATGCACAAAGTGTGCCTCCTGGTCAATTACAAAACCCGTCTGCGGTCGTCCTAGGATCTAGCTCACCAATTTTATCATCACATAAAAATCAACCGACAATTGCATTACAAAATATGCTGCCTCCTTCGTATCAAGATATAATGGAATCGTTATCTTTGAAATATCCGCCATTTGTAAATTTCTTACAGAATCCGCAGATTCAAACTTCCATTCCGAACCAGTCATCATTGAATCCTGTTCCAAATCAATCTTCGACAATTCCCGTGTCAAATAAGCCTATTGCAATATTCCCTGTAACGCAGATTCCTACAATTCAACCACCTCAGCACAATCAACTGCTTATTTTGCCAATTAATACACAGGCAACTTCTATCCACAGTCAGCCACTTATGACCTTTTCTCAAATGGTACCGCAGCCAATGTTGCAGGGACCACAAAATCAAGCAATGATCGCATCGCTACAACCACAGCTGCAAAATCAACCAGTCATATCCTCAAATTCGATCCAGACGATTTATCAGAGTCAATCCATCCCACCAGTTTCTTCATTTAATAATCAGCCAATATTGGCTCCAACTCAAAACCCATATTTGTCGGTGCAGGTGCAAGTCCCACCAGCGCAGAATGTTCCAACAATAATGTCCATGCCATCTCCATCTTTTCTACCAGCCCTAGAGAATCAACAGCCCTGGTTAGGTTCTCAGGAATCCGGGTACTCCTCAATCCAAAATTTACCCATCGTAAACCCACAAAGTCAACCAATATTTCCATTCATTTTGCCTGAATACCAAACAGCTTTTGTAGCAAATAGTGGATTTGGTGGAAAACCAAAGTCATCAAGCCTCAGATCCCTTTTGCCAATACTGATTAATATACTGAAGGAAAACACCAACTGTAGATGTCCACATTGCAATGGTTTATATGATGATCACGAACCAAATTTATTTGGAGAGTGTTCAAATCAGAGAAAGACGCTTCCCAATGAAGCATCCATATTTTCAACATTTACAGCAGACCATGAAGAGCTATTGAGGTCAAGTCGATCAGAGCAAAATGAAACGAAGCCAAATGATTCGGTAACGAATGATGAAAGCGCTGAAGAAAACGAAGACAGTTCAGAGTACgtagatgataatgatgaagagtAGTTGCTGTACATAtaagaaaactttatttaataaatt encodes:
- the LOC101738920 gene encoding probable basic-leucine zipper transcription factor N; this translates as MASARLVGLFILLLYSKDSYGQQGLEIQHLGLHVVGSPNVASCLSKIQGSNPLQNGQNNPQQPKLQQYNLQQQQQGPQQQQGFQQQQGFQQQQGFQQQQGYQQQQILQQQQQYIQQQQALQQQQALQQQLFQQQVLQQSTNAQPNNLQTPAKQQSNTVQQPVNSQNFNVPIPTNPSFNLQFVNQKPQVFDCNSSSSTKSQPQGSQKNKATSTIPEIELTSLKFIPLDPNFSLQGNPDASLTFQIGSQVHQIPLTTLTQPTTSTNQNFQNQPVHTLQNQVSPQIQSVVQQQVDNKYTTLQNMPFTYAQSVPPGQLQNPSAVVLGSSSPILSSHKNQPTIALQNMLPPSYQDIMESLSLKYPPFVNFLQNPQIQTSIPNQSSLNPVPNQSSTIPVSNKPIAIFPVTQIPTIQPPQHNQLLILPINTQATSIHSQPLMTFSQMVPQPMLQGPQNQAMIASLQPQLQNQPVISSNSIQTIYQSQSIPPVSSFNNQPILAPTQNPYLSVQVQVPPAQNVPTIMSMPSPSFLPALENQQPWLGSQESGYSSIQNLPIVNPQSQPIFPFILPEYQTAFVANSGFGGKPKSSSLRSLLPILINILKENTNCRCPHCNGLYDDHEPNLFGECSNQRKTLPNEASIFSTFTADHEELLRSSRSEQNETKPNDSVTNDESAEENEDSSEYVDDNDEE